A single Vulpes vulpes isolate BD-2025 chromosome 16, VulVul3, whole genome shotgun sequence DNA region contains:
- the LOC112934364 gene encoding LOW QUALITY PROTEIN: inorganic pyrophosphatase 2, mitochondrial-like (The sequence of the model RefSeq protein was modified relative to this genomic sequence to represent the inferred CDS: deleted 2 bases in 1 codon) — protein sequence MASYCTEEHSQPRSPSYRLFFKNVAGHYISPFHDIPLKVDSTVENGIPTKRARNDEYENLFNMVVEVPWWTNAKMEIATKEPLNPIKQDRKDGKLQYVANIFPHKGYIWNYGALPQSWEDPHQKDKSTDCCGDNDPTDVCEIGSKVLSCGEVIPVKILGILALIDQGETDWKIIAINVNDPEASKFHDIHDVKKYKPGYLEATLNWFRFYKVPEGKPENQFAFNGEFKNKAFALDVIKSTHGCWKALLMKKCDGGAIKCTNVHISDSPFHCTQEEARSIVELVSSSPNQENNTEDQM from the exons ATGGCTTCCTACTGCACAGAGGAGCACAGCCAGCCCCGCTCCCCCAGTTACCGCCTCTTCTTCAAGAATGTAGCTGGTCACTACATTTCCCCCTTTCATGATATTCCTCTGAAGGTGGACTCAACAGTGGAAAATGGCATTCCTACAAAGAGAGCACGAAATGATGAGTATGAGAATTTGTTTAATATGGTTGTAGAAGTACCTTGGTGGACAAATGCTAAAATGGAGATTGCCACAAAGGAGCCTTTGAATCCCATTAAACAAGATAGAAAGGATGGCAAGCTACAGTACGTGGCGAATATCTTCCCTCACAAGGGTTATATTTGGAATTACGGTGCCCTCCCACAGTCTTGGGAAGATCCCCATCAAAAAGATAAA AGTACAGACTGCTGTGGAGATAATGATCCTACTGATGTTTGTGAAATAGGCTCAAAGGTTCTTTCTTGTGGGGAGGTTATTCCTGTGAAGATCCTTGGAATTTTGGCTCTTATTGATCAGGGTGAAACAGATTGGAAAATAATTGCTATCAATGTGAATGATCCTGAAGCCTCAAAGTTTCATGATATTCATGATGTTAAGAAGTACAAACCAGGTTACTTGGAAGCTACGCTTAATTGGTTTAGATTTTATAAGGTGccagaaggaaaaccagaaaaccaGTTTGCTTTTAATGGAGAATTCAAAAACAAGGCTTTTGCTCTTGATGTTATTAAATCTACTCATGGATGCTGGAAAGCATTGCTTATGAAGAAGTGTGATGGCGGAGCTATAAAGTGCACAAATGTGCATATATCTGACAGCCCTTTCCATTGCACTCAAGAGGAAGCAAGATCAATAGTTGAACTGGTGTCATCTTCACCGaatcaagaaaataatacagaagaTCAAATGTAG